TCCACGGAGGTCACGGCGGTGCTGGCGCAGGTCGAGAAAATGCAGGCCGAGCTGGACGCGCTGCTGGAGCGCTGGGCGGAACTGGACGACTGATGGGCAAGCCCGCAGCGGCAAGTGTCGCTGCGGGCTTGTGAGTTACTCAGGTTTCTTCAGGCGTACCGCCAGCACGTCGCAGGGGGCGCCGTGCAGGACGTCGTTGGCGGTGGAGCCGAGCAGCAGCGCCAGGCCATGGCGGCCATGGCTGCCGACCACGATCAGGTCGCATTGCTTGTCCTTGGCCAGCTGGTGAATCTCCTGGCGCGGCTGACCGTAGACCAAGTGGCTTTCGCCGGCCTTGATGTCCGGGTACTTCTCCTTGAGGCGCTGGAGCTTTTCCTTGGCCTGGTCGATCTGTTGCTGTTGCAGTTGTGACAGGTCCATGGGGACATCGCCGCCAAAGGCCATGGCCATGGGTTCGACGATGTGCACCATCGACAAGGTCGCGCCGCTGCTCTCGGCCAGCAGGCGGGCACGCTTGATGACCGGATCGCATTCATCGGTCAGGTCTATGGCGACCAGAATGTGTTGATACGGCATGAGAGTATCCTCCGGAACAATGCGTCGTAGCCAGTATGGCCCTTTCGTGCCCGTCTGGGCAGGTCCTGTTGACGGCCGTTCATTAATGATTGTTGTAGGGCGGGGCAAGGAATATGACGGGCTGGATCATTCTGTCAATCATTTGTGTGATGCTCAGCCCGCTGGTGTGGATGCTGCCATCGCGCAAGCAGAGCGGAAGGATGGCCTTGCGCCTTGAGGCGCGGCGCCTGGGAATGGGCATGCAGCTGGCGCGGGCGCAGTGGCCGCACTGGCTGGACCCGCAGCCCTCGGCCAGTTGTGCGCAGTACCACCGGCAGCGCAGCTCCGGCCTTACGGCGGGCTGGGAATACTGGCAGAACGGTGCGGGCAACTGGGTCAATCGCTGGCGCGAGCCTTGTGGCGACGAGTCGATGCTGGCCGTGCTGCGCAACCTGCCTGCCGATGTGTACAAGGTCGAGGCTGACGGGCGGATGGTTTCGCTGTATTGGGGGGAGCGCGGTGACGCGCAAGTGTTGCAGCATATTAATGAAGCGCTTCAGGCGCTGGCGGCCCGCTGAACGGTGCCCATAAAAAAGCCCGATAGCGATATCGGGCCGGGGGTGGCCAGGCAGGCCGGTAATGCAGGGCGGGCGGCGCAACGCCGCCTGGCTATCGAGCGAAGTGCTCGAAGACGATGAGCAGGACTCTAGCTGCTTTGCTCTGTTTTGTCGCTTTTTTTCCGACTGATTGTTCTGGTGAACCACGATGGTGCGCACGCAGGGTGTGAAGTTTCGCCCATACTTCGCCCTGTTGTGCGTGGGCGTACGCCAATCAGACGCTCTGCAACGGGTTCAGGCGGTCCAGGCTGACCTATGGCCGAAGCACCCTATTCAACGGAGGGGGTGGTCAATTGACAATTGCCTGCTTTTCCATGAATGTGTGCGTACCCAAGTCAAACGGTCGTATGAATTGAGCGTTTGGTGTCAGATCAGTCTGACAGAATTCTGACTGCCACGTCGGCGGCGGGCCTGTGATTTGGCGTATTCAATGACGGCGACGTCGTAGTCTCGTCGGATGTTGGTAATGTCCGATGTGTATTGTTCAGCTTCCATATCGTGGAGATCAGTTGATGATTTACGAAGGTAAAGCCATCACGGTTAAGGCTCTTGAAGGTGGCATCGTCGAATTGAATTTCGATCTCAAGGGTGAGTCCGTCAACAAGTTCAACCGCCTCACCCTCGAGGAACTGCGTCAGGTGGTCGACACCCTCAAGGCCGACAGCTCGGTCAAGGGCGTGATCGTCACCAGTGGCAAGGACGTCTTCATCGTCGGCGCCGATATCACCGAGTTCGTCGACAATTTCAAACTGCCCGATGCCGAACTGGTAGCGGGCAACCTGCAGGCCAACCGCATTTTCAGTGATTTCGAAGACCTTGGCGTGCCCACCGTGGCGGCGATCAACGGCATCGCGCTTGGCGGTGGCCTGG
The Pseudomonas sp. DTU_2021_1001937_2_SI_NGA_ILE_001 DNA segment above includes these coding regions:
- a CDS encoding universal stress protein codes for the protein MPYQHILVAIDLTDECDPVIKRARLLAESSGATLSMVHIVEPMAMAFGGDVPMDLSQLQQQQIDQAKEKLQRLKEKYPDIKAGESHLVYGQPRQEIHQLAKDKQCDLIVVGSHGRHGLALLLGSTANDVLHGAPCDVLAVRLKKPE